A genomic segment from Nicotiana sylvestris chromosome 1, ASM39365v2, whole genome shotgun sequence encodes:
- the LOC104244785 gene encoding F-box/kelch-repeat protein At1g22040 — MGGVLSRSNHKSNVGELIEGSQSAACKRQRTSDSFWEHSPRLIPSLPDEISIQILARLPRIYHLSAKLVSRSWKAAVMSSELYRCRKELGTTEEWLYLLTKTDGDKLLWYAFDPISIKWQRLPPMPAMAVNDGPKSGLSGLRAWNVVDSSIRIADAIRGWLGRKNALDQVPFCGCAIGAVDGCLYALGGFFRAAAMTSVWRYDPIVNSWNEVSPMSIARAYCKTGVLNGKLYVVGGVTRDRGGLTPLQSAEVFDPHTGVWSEVPSMPFSKAQMLPTAFLADLLKPIATGMTSYQGKLYVPQSLYCWPFFVDVGGEVYDPETNAWVEMPIGMGDGWPARQAGTKLSVTVEGELYALDPSTTLDSARIKVYDHQDDSWKVIEGDIPINDDSESPYLLAGFLGKLHVITKDANHNIMVMQADRQNHLVPSPSTSSNKIVHEVPELVLGSEANMWRVIASRSGGSAELVSCQILDV; from the coding sequence ATGGGTGGCGTATTGAGTCGGAGTAATCACAAATCTAATGTGGGGGAGCTCATTGAGGGTTCCCAAAGTGCAGCATGCAAGAGACAAAGGACATCAGATAGCTTTTGGGAGCATAGTCCACGATTGATTCCAAGTCTGCCCGATGAGATATCTATTCAAATCCTCGCCAGACTTCCTAGAATATACCACTTAAGTGCAAAATTAGTTTCGCGGAGCTGGAAAGCTGCTGTGATGAGCTCTGAACTTTATAGGTGTAGAAAAGAACTTGGAACGACCGAAGAGTGGCTCTATCTCTTGACAAAGACCGACGGTGATAAGCTTTTGTGGTATGCTTTTGATCCAATCTCCATAAAGTGGCAAAGGTTGCCACCAATGCCTGCAATGGCAGTCAATGATGGACCTAAAAGTGGTTTATCTGGACTTCGGGCGTGGAACGTGGTGGATTCCAGTATCAGAATTGCTGATGCCATAAGGGGTTGGCTTGGTAGGAAAAATGCTCTGGATCAAGTTCCATTTTGTGGTTGTGCTATTGGAGCTGTTGACGGATGCCTCTATGCACTTGGGGGATTCTTTAGAGCTGCGGCCATGACATCTGTTTGGCGGTATGACCCTATTGTAAACTCTTGGAATGAAGTAAGTCCCATGTCTATTGCGAGAGCTTATTGCAAGACAGGTGTCTTAAATGGAAAGCTTTATGTAGTAGGAGGTGTTACTCGGGATCGTGGTGGACTTACTCCCCTTCAATCTGCTGAAGTATTTGATCCTCATACCGGTGTTTGGTCTGAAGTCCCAAGCATGCCATTTTCAAAAGCTCAGATGCTACCCACTGCTTTTCTTGCTGATCTACTTAAACCTATAGCTACCGGGATGACATCTTATCAGGGGAAACTATATGTTCCTCAAAGTTTGTATTGCTGGCCTTTTTTTGTTGATGTTGGAGGAGAGGTGTATGATCCCGAAACAAATGCATGGGTTGAAATGCCAATTGGCATGGGAGATGGCTGGCCTGCTAGGCAGGCAGGAACAAAGCTGAGTGTCACTGTTGAAGGAGAGCTGTATGCATTGGATCCTTCTACTACTCTAGATAGTGCTAGAATAAAAGTTTATGATCATCAAGATGATTCATGGAAAGTGATTGAAGGAGATATACCCATTAACGACGATTCAGAGTCTCCTTATCTTCTTGCTGGTTTTCTTGGAAAGCTCCATGTGATTACTAAAGATGCAAATCACAATATCATGGTCATGCAAGCTGATAGGCAGAATCATTTAGTTCCTTCTCCATCAACCTCATCAAATAAAATTGTACATGAAGTTCCAGAACTGGTTTTAGGATCTGAAGCGAATATGTGGAGAGTTATTGCATCGAGAAGTGGTGGATCTGCAGAGCTGGTTAGCTGCCAGATCCTTGATGTATAG
- the LOC104244784 gene encoding BRASSINOSTEROID INSENSITIVE 1-associated receptor kinase 1-like produces MDQWILGILGFVSAFLCLIGLLLVPVSANIEGDALNALKTNLADPNNVLQSWDPTLVNPCTWFHVTCNSENSVTRVDLGNANLSGQLVPQLGQLPNLQYLELYSNNISGRIPFELGNLTNLVSLDLYLNRLNGPIPDTLGKLQKLRFLRLNNNSLNGRIPMLLTTVISLQVLDLSNNNLTGPVPVNGSFSLFTPISFANNQLDILPAAPPPPISPTPPSSSGVGNSATGAIAGGVAAGAALLFAAPAILLAWWRRKKPQDHFFDVPAEEDPEVHLGQLKRFSLRELQVATDNFSNKNILGRGGFGKVYKGRLADGSLVAVKRLKEERTQGGELQFQTEVEMISMAVHRNLLRLLGFCMTATERLLVYPYMSNGSVASRLRERPESDPPLEWSIRKRIALGSARGLAYLHDHCDPKIIHRDVKAANILLDEEYEAVVGDFGLAKLMDYKDTHVTTAVRGTIGHIAPEYLSTGKSSEKTDVFGYGVMLLELITGQRAFDLARLANDDDVMLLDWVKGLLKDKKYETLVDADLQGNYEEEEVEQLIRVALLCTGSSPMERPKMSEVVRMLEGDGLAERWEEWQKEEMVRQDYPAHHPHTDWIIADSTYNLRPDELSGPR; encoded by the exons ATGGATCAATGGATATTGGGGATCTTGGGCTTTGTCTCAGCTTTTCTTTGCTTAATTGGGCTGCTGTTGGTTCCTGTCTCCGCTAATATTGAAG GTGATGCATTGAATGCGCTGAAGACCAACTTGGCTGATCCTAACAATGTTTTACAGAGTTGGGATCCAACCCTTGTCAATCCTTGTACTTGGTTTCATGTGACCTGCAACAGTGAGAATAGTGTAACTAGAGT TGATCTTGGAAATGCAAATTTGTCGGGTCAACTTGTTCCACAGCTGGGTCAACTCCCGAATTTGCAGTACTT GGAACTTTATAGTAATAATATAAGTGGAAGAATTCCTTTTGAACTGGGGAATTTGACGAATTTGGTGAGCTTGGATCTTTACCTGAACAGGTTAAATGGTCCAATCCCTGACACATTGGGCAAGCTTCAGAAACTGCGTTTCCT GAGGCTTAACAATAACAGTTTGAATGGACGTATTCCCATGTTGCTAACCACAGTCATTTCACTTCAAGTGCT TGATCTGTCAAACAATAATTTAACAGGACCTGTTCCAGTCAATGGTTCCTTTTCACTTTTCACTCCTATCAG TTTTGCTAATAATCAATTGGATATTCTTCCAGCTGCTCCACCTCCTCCTATTTCTCCGACGCCCCCTTCTTCCTCAG GTGTGGGCAACAGTGCAACCGGGGCAATTGCTGGAGGAGTTGCTGCCGGGGCCGCTCTTCTGTTTGCAGCTCCTGCAATTTTGCTTGCTTGGTGGCGTCGAAAGAAACCACAAGATCACTTCTTTGATGTTCCTG CTGAGGAGGATCCAGAAGTTCATCTTGGACAACTCAAGAGGTTTTCCTTGCGCGAATTACAAGTTGCAACAGACAATTTTAGCAACAAGAATATACTTGGTAGAGGAGGATTTGGCAAGGTTTACAAGGGTAGGTTGGCTGATGGCTCTTTAGTTGCGGTTAAAAGATTAAAAGAAGAGCGTACTCAAGGCGGGGAGTTACAGTTTCAGACAGAAGTAGAAATGATTAGCATGGCTGTGCATCGAAATCTACTTCGTTTGTTGGGCTTTTGCATGACAGCAACTGAACGGTTGCTTGTTTATCCATACATGTCGAATGGAAGTGTTGCTTCGCGCTTAAGAG AGCGGCCAGAATCAGATCCACCACTCGAGTGGTCAATAAGGAAGCGTATAGCACTTGGATCTGCAAGAGGCCTTGCTTATTTACATGATCATTGCGACCCTAAGATCATTCACCGTGATGTCAAAGCTGCAAATATATTGTTGGATGAGGAGTATGAAGCAGTTGTTGGGGATTTTGGGTTAGCCAAACTCATGGACTACAAGGATACTCATGTTACCACTGCTGTACGTGGTACAATTGGGCATATTGCCCCCGAGTATTTATCCACTGGTAAATCTTCAGAGAAAACGGATGTGTTTGGCTATGGAGTTATGCTTCTAGAGCTCATAACTGGGCAACGGGCTTTTGATCTTGCTCGACTTGCAAATGATGATGATGTCATGTTGCTAGATTGG GTCAAGGGACTTCTGAAGGACAAGAAGTATGAAACATTAGTAGATGCAGATCTTCAAGGTAATTACGAAGAAGAAGAGGTGGAACAGCTTATTCGGGTAGCTCTTCTCTGTACAGGGAGCTCGCCAATGGAACGTCCAAAGATGTCAGAAGTGGTGAGAATGCTTGAAGGTGATGGCCTGGCTGAGAGGTGGGAAGAATGGCAGAAAGAGGAGATGGTCCGTCAGGACTATCCCGCTCACCACCCTCACACTGATTGGATTATCGCAGACTCCACTTATAATCTACGACCTGATGAGTTATCAGGGCCAAGATGA
- the LOC138873405 gene encoding uncharacterized protein has protein sequence MTYQVSAIVHSMAPKLEDPGAFIIPCTIRSADFAKALCDLRASINLMPYSFILPVDFVILDCEVDYEVPIILGRPFLAMGKEFVDVEASELTFRVGDEKVVFHVC, from the exons ATGACATATCAAGTGAGTGctattgtgcactcaatggctccaaAATTAGAAGATCCCGGCGCTTTCATAATCCCTTGCACTATTAGGAGTGCCGATTTTGCAAAAGCTTTATGTGATCTTAGGgcgagtatcaacttgatgccctactcg TTCATCCTCCCTGTGgactttgtgattcttgattgcgaagtggactatgaggtgcctattattttgggtagacctttccttgctatggGGAAGGAATTTGTTGATGTGGAAGCCagtgagctcactttccgggtgggtgatgaaaaggtggtcttccaTGTGTGCTAA